Proteins encoded within one genomic window of Hyalangium minutum:
- a CDS encoding DUF2381 family protein encodes MRRAKRERTVTVTGTPAGPLPEIRVSPDTLTLLWFPAQILKKTITVDPSRIRIRDAGESSIIVQAVDDYRADERQELEVFFADGKAPARAAFVLVMDAAEVDTRIDVKRPELPKAVCPVEEQRAAPLPEDFVRMGYVDARGVQTRGIDRVADNGHGLSAYPGVSYRGNGWVLFNIGIRNGAGLPPFSPRSATLTGKGGVALRVLRVTAARDTIAPGESVGVLVVADEPPASAGVVFALEVLGDTGRSLVIPSVTLPAAVAEGKR; translated from the coding sequence TTGCGTCGGGCGAAGCGAGAACGGACGGTCACGGTCACCGGCACTCCTGCCGGGCCCCTGCCCGAGATCCGCGTCTCGCCCGACACGCTGACGCTGCTGTGGTTCCCCGCGCAGATCCTCAAGAAGACGATCACGGTCGATCCGTCGCGGATTCGGATTCGGGATGCCGGTGAAAGCTCGATCATCGTCCAAGCCGTGGACGATTACCGGGCCGACGAGCGCCAGGAGCTCGAGGTGTTCTTCGCGGATGGGAAGGCGCCCGCTCGGGCCGCGTTCGTGCTCGTCATGGACGCGGCCGAAGTGGACACGCGGATCGACGTGAAGCGGCCCGAGTTGCCGAAGGCAGTCTGTCCGGTCGAAGAGCAGCGCGCAGCCCCCCTGCCCGAAGACTTCGTGCGGATGGGTTACGTGGATGCGCGCGGTGTGCAGACCCGGGGCATCGACCGCGTGGCGGACAATGGGCACGGACTCTCCGCGTATCCGGGCGTGTCGTATCGCGGTAACGGTTGGGTGCTCTTTAACATCGGTATACGCAACGGGGCCGGGCTCCCGCCCTTCTCGCCGCGCAGTGCGACGTTGACAGGCAAGGGGGGAGTCGCGCTGCGTGTGCTTCGCGTGACGGCTGCAAGGGACACGATCGCACCCGGGGAATCCGTTGGTGTGCTTGTGGTGGCAGACGAGCCGCCCGCGAGTGCCGGCGTGGTCTTCGCCCTGGAAGTACTCGGCGACACCGGCCGGAGCCTTGTGATTCCGAGTGTGACACTCCCGGCCGCCGTAGCGGAGGGCAAGCGATGA
- a CDS encoding nucleotidyltransferase domain-containing protein yields the protein MDPILSRVVEALQPLPGVSALVLGGSRARGTAGPLSDYDVGIYYEPDAPFDVEALRSAIVPVVDDPSETVTQFGEWGPWINGGGWLHIGGTKVDLIYRDLGRVRDVIAEARQGRFSMNYQTGHPHGFCSAIWMGEVATCQPLFDPLGRIAELKGQTWPYPEALKKELIFRFGWEVDFAISNAELAARRGERTHIAGCAYRALSCLAQVLFALNGRYLINEKGAVTEAATYPITIAGLAEAQLGLWKDIGDGDHEGALRRLRGLSGSLRALLA from the coding sequence TTGGACCCCATCCTGAGCCGTGTAGTCGAAGCCCTCCAACCCCTTCCAGGCGTGTCCGCACTCGTGCTCGGAGGCTCGCGAGCGCGAGGAACCGCGGGCCCCCTGTCCGACTACGACGTCGGAATCTACTACGAGCCGGACGCGCCCTTCGACGTCGAGGCACTGCGCTCGGCCATCGTCCCGGTGGTCGATGATCCCTCCGAGACGGTGACGCAGTTTGGAGAGTGGGGGCCCTGGATCAACGGTGGCGGCTGGCTCCACATTGGCGGCACCAAGGTGGATCTGATCTACCGGGACTTGGGCCGTGTGCGCGACGTCATCGCCGAGGCACGGCAGGGCCGCTTCTCGATGAACTACCAGACGGGACACCCCCACGGCTTCTGCTCGGCCATCTGGATGGGAGAGGTCGCCACGTGCCAGCCGCTCTTCGATCCGCTCGGCCGCATCGCCGAGCTGAAGGGCCAGACGTGGCCCTATCCAGAGGCGCTGAAGAAGGAGCTCATCTTCCGCTTCGGCTGGGAGGTGGACTTCGCCATCAGCAATGCCGAGCTCGCGGCCCGGCGCGGCGAGCGCACGCACATCGCGGGGTGCGCCTACCGGGCGCTGAGCTGCCTGGCCCAGGTGCTGTTTGCATTGAACGGCCGCTACTTGATCAACGAGAAGGGCGCTGTCACCGAGGCCGCAACCTACCCCATCACCATCGCGGGCCTGGCCGAGGCGCAGCTCGGACTGTGGAAGGACATCGGTGACGGGGACCACGAGGGCGCGCTGCGCCGCCTGCGCGGCCTGTCCGGAAGCCTGCGCGCCCTCCTCGCGTGA